A single genomic interval of Malania oleifera isolate guangnan ecotype guangnan chromosome 11, ASM2987363v1, whole genome shotgun sequence harbors:
- the LOC131167285 gene encoding E3 ubiquitin-protein ligase AIRP2 has product MRKSFKDSLKALEADIQHANTLASEYPREYDGACFQMRLSYSPAAHFFLFLVQWTDCHLAGALGLLRILIYKAYVDGRTTMSIHERKASIREFYGVIFPSLLQLERGITDVEDRKQKEICAAKYKRKDNVDKGKLSEIDVEREEECGICMEMNSKVVLPTCNHSLCMRCYRNWRARSQSCPFCRDSLKRVDSGDLWIYTNINEITDLGSISRENLKRLFMYIDNLPLIVPDPMFVSYDTPFR; this is encoded by the exons ATGCGGAAGTCTTTTAAGGATTCCCTTAAAGCTCTTGAAGCTGATATTCAGCACGCCAATACCCT TGCATCTGAGTATCCGAGGGAATATGATGGTGCTTGCTTCCAGATGAGATTATCTTATAGTCCAGCTGCTCActtctttctctttcttgttCAATGGACTGATTGTCACCTTGCTGGTGCCCTTGGGTTGCTTAGAATCCTTATTTATAAG GCATATGTGGACGGTAGGACGACTATGTCCATACATGAAAGAAAAGCCAGTATAAGAGAGTTTTATG GTGTCATATTCCCTTCTTTATTGCAACTTGAAAGAGGAATTACTGACGTGGAAGATAGAAAACAAAAGGAGATCTGTGCAGCCAAATATAAAAGAAAAGATAATGTTGACAAGGGCAAGCTGTCTGAAATTGATgtagaaagagaagaagaatgtGGAATTTGTATGGAGATGAACAGCAAGGTTGTCTTGCCCACTTGTAATCATTCTTTGTGTATGAGGTGCTATCGGAATTG GCGTGCGCGGTCACAGTCCTGCCCCTTCTGCCGGGATAGCCTTAAGAGAGTGGATTCAGGTGACCTGTGGATTTACACCAACATTAATGAAATCACAGACTTGGGTTCAATCTCTAGGGAAAATTTGAAGAGGCTCTTCATGTACATTGATAATTTGCCTCTCATTGTTCCAGATCCCATGTTTGTTTCCTATGACACCCCTTTCCGGTAA